A region from the uncultured Holophaga sp. genome encodes:
- the ubiE gene encoding bifunctional demethylmenaquinone methyltransferase/2-methoxy-6-polyprenyl-1,4-benzoquinol methylase UbiE — protein MPEGRKVQQMFSGIAGRYDLLNHLLSGGIDFHWWRCMARISGARPGTRFLDVAAGTGDSSLALARRGAEVVSTDFTHAMLRLGPEKFRRKGFGDRIWASVGADAQHLPFADGSFDGITICYGIRNVERRQLAYAEFLRVLRPGGQLTILEFSRPRWAWLRALYNLYSLRLLPWVGGLISGDRSAYTYLPESIRTFPDQPSLARELERAGFTRVAWRNLTSGIVALHTGEKPL, from the coding sequence ATGCCTGAAGGAAGGAAAGTCCAGCAGATGTTCTCCGGCATCGCCGGGCGCTACGATCTGCTCAACCACCTGCTCAGCGGGGGCATCGACTTCCACTGGTGGCGCTGCATGGCGCGCATTTCGGGGGCCCGGCCCGGGACCCGCTTCCTGGATGTGGCCGCGGGCACCGGCGATTCCAGCCTGGCCCTGGCCCGCCGCGGTGCGGAGGTTGTCAGCACCGACTTTACCCACGCCATGCTCCGCCTGGGGCCGGAGAAGTTCCGCCGCAAGGGCTTTGGGGATCGCATCTGGGCCAGCGTGGGGGCCGACGCCCAGCACCTGCCCTTCGCGGACGGGAGCTTCGATGGCATCACCATCTGCTACGGGATCCGCAACGTGGAGCGCCGGCAGCTGGCCTACGCGGAATTCCTGAGGGTCCTGCGTCCCGGCGGGCAGCTCACCATCCTTGAGTTCAGCCGTCCCCGCTGGGCCTGGCTCCGGGCCCTCTACAACCTCTACAGCCTGCGGCTCCTTCCCTGGGTGGGCGGGCTCATCAGCGGTGACCGCAGCGCCTACACCTACCTGCCCGAGAGCATCCGGACCTTCCCGGACCAGCCGAGCCTTGCCCGGGAGTTGGAGCGGGCTGGCTTCACCCGGGTGGCCTGGCGGAACCTCACCAGCGGCATCGTGGCCCTGCACACCGGGGAAAAGCCTCTTTAG